The genomic window CAGACCTGTGGTCCTGGACGGTGTACTTTAGCAGTTCGGCCAGCTGCAGAGGGTACTTGCAGATCTTCTGGACCGGAGTGAGCAGGAAGCCGTCGATGGCGATGTCGATCATCTGCTGGACCAGGCGACAAGCCTCGAAGAAGTGCTGGTAGCGTCCGTCCCTCATCAGTCTGGACAGCTCCATGCAGGCGTCCACGTGGTTGTTGCAGTACTCTGAGTATATCCAGAAGCCATCTTGCTGTGGGACAGAACACGGATCAcagttttcaaaactgtccctCAAATCACAACCCACCAGAGATGGcagaagtacacacatccttcacactCAAATAGAAGAtagtcatgtttaaaaagacatgAGTTGAAGAACTGATTGAATATTTTCCAAAAAAGGTTGGGTTTTTCTTCATATTCAAACTGTCTAATAGTATTTGTCAAAAAaaatttaatgtttttttggggaATTATTTTTTTCGCaaatatttgtactttgttacttcccatgtCTGCAACCCGCCATGACAGTTAATACAGTATAACTGTTTATGATTATGTATGCAGTTTAACAAATGCTGATTCCAGTGTGATAATTGAAGCGTCTCTTTTTCTAGTGTGAGTGCAGAGTATCTCACGTGCTCCAGGAAGCAGGGGCCTATCTCGCTGAGGTGGGGTTCCTCCGTGTTGTACTGCTTCTCCAAGTCTCGAACAAACCCCAACTGGAATCTGTAGATGTCTTCAATGTTCCCGAATATGACTTTCAACTGGTCATCGTTAAACATGTCTCTTCTTTTTTTGCATTGTCGAAAGTAACCCTGCAGAGACAGAACAACATGAAGGATAGAGTGAGAGTGGTCTCACAATACGTTTACGAACCCTATTTGTAAATATAATACACAATACATATTCAACACATTTAAATAACAGGTTAGCCAGACTTTAGTGGCTTATAAATAATGTGTTGGGCATCCATATCTATAAAGGTTATCAAGTTGTTATTTATTACAAGGAAAATATTTGAACTATTTGAACTTCCATTCCCCTACCAAAACGGAATTATCTTAATAAACTGTTTAGACCTGACAGAGCACATTAAACCAGAGGACTTCCTACATTCCTCCAGCGAAGCTGTTTCTGTACGCAGGCGTCTGTGTTATGTAACACAGGCCAttccctgactccctctctgGAAGCTCATTTCTCCAATAACATTTCCAGTCATTCATGAAAAATCATCCACTTTCACAGAGAGCCCGGTTATGGTTCACTGGCCATCTCCATCCACCTAGACATGCCCCATTTTGACCATGGGATGGTTGTGCTTAGCGCGATACCGACGTAATGTTTCAAAAGTTCACTCTGAAGAATAGTGTAATTCTGCAGGGGACCTGTGATTCATATTGTGTTTCCATGAAATCcacaagataaaaaaaaaaaaaaaaaacaaaccctgatgtgtgtgagagcttggtTCTTTGCCCCACAGCCAGAAAAGGTCAACCTGGACCACATTATTTGTGTGACAATCAGAGCCTCGGAGATACTTCCTGCTATTTTCCACTTAAAAGTTGTGATTATGTAACGTCTTTGTGAAAAGAGCAAAAacgaataaaataataataaaagcttTTTGAGTACTTTTTCATGTACCCTCTTGGGTGTGTTGTTtgacagagacagtcagagcgTGAAGGGATGGAGTGCTTGTTACTATATCTGTTGGTGGAGAGTGCAGTGAGATGGGGGAACTGCTATTTCCACACGGAGCACCAGCTCTCACGGGTCAGTGTTCTCAGTCATTGGTTTTCAACTCTCATCGGGACACACTGTAGCTGTGTCACTTCCGTTTAGGACGCCGTTGATTGAAGCTAGCCTCTGTGAGACTTGTTCCAGTCCTGGCCTGAGAGCACACCCTGTCACCCCACATGCAGAacgggcagagaaggagagcagaaccactgcatttttgttttttacctCAGCGATCTTCAGACGTTTGATCGTTACTTTTAGAACGACGACTGGATGACAAGTGCGTCTTTCCAGCGAGTGCGCTGCCCGCACTCCCCGCCTACCTCACAGATGTCCTTCAGGTGTTTGATGTAGTGGCGTTCGGTGCTCATGATCTCGTTGATGACGTTGGCCCTCATCTGGTCACGGTTCTGCGCGGGCTGGCCCAGGCAGAGGCAGTCGCTGCTGGGGCTGGCCTCCGCGTGGCCGTTCTGGACCTCGCTTGGCCCCTCCACGGCCTCCACCACCGAGCTCTCCTCCTGGTTCACCCACAGCTGACAGGAGACACACCCAGTCAGCCTCGACACGTGCAACCACAATACGACTTCATCTTAACGGAAATAGAACGCAAATACTAAACAAAAAGGTTATTGTATTAGTAGAATTATCCTTGTAGGAAATGCAAAAAACACAACCAGTCAGATTGGACacgaacaaccaaaataagagTTAAACTAAATTGAAATAGAATGCAAAtgcgagaaaaaaaaaagaaattgtgtTGGTAGAAGTATCTTTGTTGAATATTCAAGAGAGATAAACAATTCACGCTCCGCAGATCTCTATAGTGTGTGTAATATTACCGTCCTTATTGAGGTAATAATACTGCATTATGCAACAGTCATTTTGTTGCTGTCAGCACAGGACTAAATGACCAAGGCCGTTACAGCAGGGATGTAACGGTTATAAAACACGTATGTGATTGTCTTTAGGAGTCTGCGAGACTGCTCCATGTTATGGAGACTAGGCCTACAGCAAAACACATGTCTACACTGGACAACTAAGACAATCTAACCTGATTATATAAACATGGAGTTTGTTGCAAAAACACTCTACTGCTAGCATAACTCCACTGCGGTCCAAAAGCACTTTCTTTTTTGTAACATTATGTGCAAACAATGTTGTTACAATGACAGCCTGTTTAGACAACAGTGATCTGAAGGCTAGTGTGAGACTCATAAACGTTTAGCGCTTCTACTGCATCTGTAAAAGACTGTTAAAAACTTGTGAAAAGGGTTGCAATCCTCATGAATTCTAATAAACACATGGCAGTTGTGTTGAAGTTAAATAGTTTATGCAACAAAATATGAAACGCTTACTTCATGTAGTTGAGCATCAAAAAGTAACAAGCATGTAATTGGAGGTTAGTTTGAGTATACATCACTGCAAAATAAAACTTTAAGCATGTAAGGCCACAGAATGTGAAGCAGAGATATTGGAATGCCATAACACAGACTGTCTTATAACACAACAGAATGTTAATCCACAGTACATCCACGTTATTCTCCGACAGCTTGCATGCATCCACGTACTTCTATAAACACCCAATATCAGGTGCTATTTTCATATTAGAAGCCATCATTGTGAGTTTTCAATCTGCCACATCAACTTCAGTAAATATCTGTACATAGTTGCCACAACTTTAAAGTTAGGGAAAGAGTAGAAAATATAAAACAAAGAATGTGACGTCTTCCTGTTCTTTGTTCTATCATTATCCGTCACCGTCTCCTGGGTGGAGGAGTTGCAGGAGTTGTGAGCACATTAGCACATTGCATGCTGGAAGGCATCTCAAGGAATGAACTGTCACTTTGTGTAATCCTCAAAGGGAACTAATTTTAGACTGTTTGCCAGAGGACACTGGGTAGGTAGCTGACTCCTGCTACAAATCCAAGTAATCATGTTGTTCAGGAAGACACACATAAGAAGCCAGCTATGATGCAACTGCATTGTTAATCGGTACGTTTTGCTCTAGGTTATGATAAAGCCTTGTTCCTGGAGTGTTATCTTATCCTGTTTTATCTCTAACAAAGCTGGTAACACACCAAAGGCATTAGAGTCATTAAGTAAGTGATAAAGAAAAAAATGAGATAGCAAGTGTGAGCTTAAGTATTTACTCCAGATAGTGAAGGTTAATAGTCATCACAAACCTGAGCTCTGGCCTGCATGCCAGTGTACTATTACATACAAACAGGCTACTGTATTGAATGCAATACTCTGCCGGCATGTATGCAAAACGACGTCACTACCCAGTATTATTAGAATTATTGACTGTTGGACGGTGAAGCAAATTGTCCTTCTGAATTGTTCTTTGTTTATGCATCCACAGGACATAACCAAGAACGGATTTCAAACAGGAACTCCAGCTCATTGAGCCACGGATCCAAACATCCTATAATCCCAACCGAGATCTCCTCTGAATGTGATGTTAAATATGCATGTGTCCATATGGAGGCCTTGTGAGATGGGGACTCTATTTCAGACATCTGGCCGCAGTCCTGGACGGCCcgtactctctgtctctgcttgaGTCACATCTTCCATGCGTGTCTATTTAGAGCgcagtcctcccctctcctcggaGCGCTGGACAAAAGCCGTATGGAACATTCATTGAGTAGGTGCAAGAATCGAGAAAGGCTCTTAGGGTTTTAAAAGAATGTATGCTACCTAAAATAACTTTCAGCATGCTAACAAATCCTTCTCCATAAAAGAACCATTAAAATGGTTTCTTAAAATTTTCTTCTGAAAATTATTTCCTTCCCCATTGGTCGCTTACCAATCCTCGTTCTTTTGGCCGAACCTGTTTGATATGTTGCTAAATGGTTCATTAAATATGTTTCACTGTTGATGATACAAATCAGTGTCTTAGTAGTTCTTCTTGAGTGAGAGGAGGTGGCGAGTCCGAGTAATTAACTTGGGCCTGCACACCCAATCTGAGCATACACAACTGAcataatcaataaaaacacctatCTATGGTACATCACTATCATTCAGAGGTAGTAAAACATCTAATTAATTATTTATTCAATCGTTTCTAGATCTACCTCAAACTTTACTGCTTACAAGCACATTGTTAAAAGTGGTTCTGTTCTGTCTGCACTTAGACACCCACAATTATGGCCTTTGTTTTGCAGATGCCAGGAGATAGCACTATTTGCTGAAGGTAAATTCACATCATATTGgtaagggaggaaggggagatagGTAGATTGTGGATCATACACTCTTAAGATTCTCCTTGGTGGTAAAGTAGACAGTTGAATGCCTCACAGGTTCGAGAACTGGAACATGATCAATGGAAGCAGCAGTATAAAAGCAACAGGATGTCAGTTATGGGGTGTGAGATGCTATTTCAACAGTtattcttttcatttaaaaactCTGTTAGACGCACCTTGGTCGTTGTGTTTTGGAACCGTGAAGCTGCTATAGGGTTGATATAGAAAACCTGTTTTGTTTGAGGTTGGGATGGGTGAGATTCAACCTTTGAAAAGAAAAACATGGCACACCTGGTTCATATCTGGTCAAGCACTTCAATTTCACGGGTACCAAGCAGAGACAACCAGCCAGTGACACCTTGACTATATATGGTTCAACAAACAACAGTATGAGTCATCAATGTAAACATCTATCTACAACATAGGCTCTAGTGAGACTGTCGTGACCTATGCCGAATAACAATGACATGACAAATAACAATCAATCATCACACTGACATCTGGCCAAACCAGCGTACGGCTTCAGAGACAAGAGATACAACCGACAACAAGAAGAATCAGCTTCTCACCCTCACAAAGCTGGCAGGGAACCATCCCTCCTCATCATCGATCTGGCCCCACCACCAGTCCTTATTGGACGCGTCCAGGACCTTGATGACATCCCCTGCCTTAAATGCCAGCTCCCTGTCGGCCATGGTGACATGATCCCAGACGGCTTCAGCACTGACGATGGATCCTCCACTGATCAGCTGGGGAGGGAgataggaggggagacaggagggagacaggacggcgacaggagggggagaggagggagacaggcggggagacaggagggagagaggagggagagagtagggaccgaggaggggagacaggagggagagaggagggagacaggagggagagatgagggagagagaggaggggagacaggcggggagacaggagggagagaggagggagacaggagggagagagaggaggggagacaggtagggagacaagagggagagatgagggagagagaggaggggagacaggagggagagagaggaggggagacaggagggagacaggagggagagaggagggagacaggagggagagagaggaggggagacaggtagggagacaagagggagagaggagggagacaggagggagagatgggagacagGTAGggagacaagagggagagaggagggagacagaaggcagagaggagggagaaaggaggggagacaggagggagacagaaagagacagcacTCAGACATCAGATTTTCATACATTTTCATGTTTCTTTCCGTAAGTTTTGGTTGTTTTGAATGACTGTGGGTGGACAGAGAATTTCTCAGAGCAGCCGTGCAAGAGACAGTGGATAACCATGTCACATGGGCAGCTAGGATGGAAAGATTCTCCTGATCCCACTGTTCCTTTCAGCTTTGCACATGTCGTCATAGTCTGGTCACACTAACTAGGCTCACAGCTTGGCATCCCCGGCTGCAGCATCTTCTAAAGGGACTTGAGAATTTCACAGCACCTGTGCTACTTTCGGTCCTACTTTTCCATCTTTCTAACTTGTCCTCAGTTGGCCAGCAAAAGCAGTATATTTACCTTATCATATCTAATGCGGATTCCCTATGTGCGAATACCCTTTCTAAGGACCATTTTTATGGAAGATGCTAAAATGTTGGTCTACATTGTTCTCAAGGTAGTGCGCTTGTGTGGACGTTATTTGCCTCAGTAGCCCATACCAAGTGTGCTGAGGGATATGTTGTGGACACCAGAAAACATTGAGTcaacaataaaacaatcatGTGATACTATAATGGAACACATCTGCTAAAACCGGCCAATCAGCAAGTCATCACACTCCAGCTTAAGCTCCATGTAGTTTACAGCCCTCACGAAGACTACTGCAGATGTGACCCCATAAGGAATGAAATACAAATATGTTTAGAGTTAGGGGCAAATAGTGACTGGCACAATGGCACAGTGAGTCACTCATTCAAAACCGAGATGTAAATTACAGTCAATAAAGACAATATTTTCTCTGATACATTTTTGGCATGAGACTTGACTCAGGCTGGAGAACAGAAAGTATTTGTAGCTCTATGTGCATCAGTGCATTTCTATCGGAACGCACCTCTGGCtacctggagtcaggtggctgagcggttagggagtcgggctagtaatctgaaggttaccggttccaTTCCTGGCtctgcaaaaatgacgttgtgtccttgggcaaggcacttcaccctacttgccttggggggtatgtccctgtacttactgtaagtcactctggataagagcgtctgctaaaatgactaaatgtaaatgtaccttaAACACGCACACCTCTGTTTTGATATTACATCCTGTTTAAATCCTTTTCATAAACTTGTCTTTTGAGCTTTTGGACAATTCATTTAACAATTTTTTTCATGATAATCATATTACCACCCAAGCTTTGGTTGACAAACATCTGTTCTGGGATAATACACCGTGAGTTCAATGCATTTTTACATACTTTATCTAAATTTACTGTTCTGCTGTAACTGACTGCATTCTAACTCTGTTATAGGTTACTGGAACCAGGAAATTATTCTATAGAATCGACAACGGTCTATACAATGGTTTTACATGCACAGCTCTTGGTAGCCAACTGTATAATGAAatacaagacatgtctgtgctATTAATATGCTGAGGCACAGCAAAAGTATTCGGTCAGAAATGGGCCTAGCCAAACAAACATTTAGCGTAAATGCCAAACAGACAAGCTGTTCCATGGAGCACCGGGCCTTCGACTGATAAACAAGACAACCTGACAAGATGCGCATAAAAACTCCATAATAAATTCATCTTAATCAATACTGTCACATTGCCTATAGTCCTAAACCCTGACAGTTTTTTTCCTCTCAGATGATTCGTTTTATAGCCCACTGAACAAtatgacacacacatctcaacaCATGGCTCGTCGACATACTATTATGTAGCCTATTATCAACAAATTATGTATCACTGGCTTTTGCTTAATTGCGTTCTAGATTCATCCGTACGGCCTAGCACTTCCTACACCTGAAACGTGCGacaaggacattttaaacaccgCTAACAGTCTTGGTCTAAGCAAAAGCTCAAGCTAAGACGTTATTGCCCACATCACGCCAATAAAATAGAACGCAGGTCTGGGAAAAGTGAAGCAAGACCTAGATATCCTTACAAACCACAGTTGCAGTCTCGAGCAAGCTACAGTATAGACATTGACGGTCGAAATACAGTCTATTGTAGATtaaatgtcctccacaatacGACTAAATATCTGaagattaaataaaaaataataccagCGCCATTCATGAAGCGTTAAGGCCTTCAGTGTCCCTCCAATGAACGCGCAATTGCTCCCACTCCCATTGCCTCCGTTCAGCTCCACAGTGCGTAGGCTTCCTGAGTGCAATCTGTGATCCATATGCTACGCGCAGTGAGGTAGGCTACAGCAGACGCGCCACAAATCAACTTGCCATTGGTTTCTTACGTGCAATTGAAGGTCTTAACGTGATCAAATAAAAGAATTTGCCCACAAAAAAACGTGATATTGGCTTACAATTAATGACATCTACATTTGCAGCCCATGCTCAAAGTCCTGTCAGTACACATCCTcaatcatcatcctcaccatcatcatcctcatcatcatcagggTCAATACCGTAAGATCCCCTTCCAGTCTTGCTCTCTTCGCACGGTGGTTCCCTGAATAGACGAACCTAGTGCAGTTCTCTATTTTCGTAAAGCTCGTAAGCGCATACACCCAATGTGATGATAACGTTGCCGCTGTGAAATGATGCTGCAAGTCTCTGCTTACTGGGGAGGAAACGTGGGCGGGGCTTCTTGCCTGGGATTCAACAAACACAGCCAAGCAATGCATGACTGATGCTTTACCTTGGGATGCCGGGAATAGCCTTGTAACCTGCACGGAAGATCAGatgttttttaaattatatatataaatctcAACATTTAACGTAAAAAAATAAGCAAATGCTAGTGAGCGATCTCTTGAAGCACCTTCATACTGTGGTCTCTATCAAATAACTGACCAATATCCTTTGCCCAGACTTGACATTTCACATCACGCTGGGAGCATGGACACCTCAGGCCAAAATAGACAAATTAAAATGCTTCAAAAGAACATCCACTGTGAGCTTGTGGAGAAGAATGAGCTGACATTTGTCATTTCGAGAACCTGGAGAAAACTATCTTCAATCAATATGGTCTTCCGGCAACATTCCTGACAAGAACAGGAAACAGGTGTTAAAGCAAAGACAAAATTATTCATATAGCCTAcgtcataaaaaaaataatcaggTAAAGTTCATATTTTATGTCACTTTAAATGAAAAATCATCACAAACAGTATGTTTCTTTCTTGCTGGACTTCTATTTTTTTTCCCTCACAGATTGATCAAATAAATAGTTTGACTGCAGGATAGTGTAAACacatctcctctgccctccaatAACAGTTTGCCTAAACCTTCCACATTTAACAATCTCCAACTGTCTTCACTGAGCTTCCAGGACAATGATGGTGTAGAAAGGCCTTTACTGCTGTTGCTATTGAAACAATAGAAAGGTTGTAAATCCAGTCAGATCTGAGAGCAGGGTCAGCTGCTGCAGCAGCATGGTGGGGCTACACCACTGCTGCAGCATAAAATCTACATACTTCTCTAGCCTTTGTAGTAGATGTAGCGTGGTGCAGTGACCCAGTCAAGGCCCAGACCCCCCTACCTCACATGCAGTCTGGAGGTCTAATCCATTTCCACCGTTTCGTTTCATTTCCCTAACAAGATGTAGAAATAAACAATCATTATATGACATTATATTATACTAATAACAAGGAGTATTGGCGTGTGGATATATAAAACGTCATATTTTAAGAGCGGTGCCATAAAGAAATAAAAGCCATCTGCTGTGATGAAAACTTGGAGTGAGTACAGTGGCTGTCCACAAGAAGGACTTGGAGAGAGGCCAGACCACCTTAGGAGCAGCATTTTCCCTCATCTCAATGTGTTTACAGTTCAGAGAGCACAAGGAGTTACATAACTCAGGAAAACAGCCCTGCCATCCGAGTCCTGCTTTAGCAGACTTGAGATAAGAGATAGACAATGGTGACAAATCTGTCACAGTCAACGTTACATTGCAGGCTTTTTTAATAACTAGTCTTAGCGGTTACACATTATGACATCTAATTTTTGATTctctttcattgaaaaatgttcTTACATTTGGTCAAATCTTCTTTGATTGGACTTATATTCAAAAAGCACATTGGAATAGAATGACAAACAAAAATTCATGACAAACATGAATCACAACAAATTACACTAAGCATTAGTTCACCCATCTGACACAAAATGTGCTAACAATAATTTAATCCCCATAGAACAGCGGTGACACTCAGCAGTGGGATGTTTAATCTCTCACAACGCTGTAAGGATTCAGAAGCTCTTTAAGACCGTCTGTGTGCCTCCAGGGCAGATGGGTGGGCACTGACTCGCTCCTTCAccattctgtctctgtttcagACGGTTTCTGTTGGCCAGCTCCAAACCAAATCGCTTTTGGTCAAGACTCTTGACAAGTGTCATCAACGGTCCATCATGGGAAGATCCTGGACTCAATCACATTTGTCATAACTCCTGTGACCAGTAGAGGTTCCTGTCTTTTGTTTTACTGAAAACTTTAGGGCCCAGTttccccagacatggattaagcctagttcTTAAGTATGAGAAATATTCTATGAAGATCTCTGTTGAAAATGTTTTATgtctaggactaggcttaatccatgtctggcaaACTGTGCCTAGAAGTTCAATCTGATGGGACATGAGTTCTGCTGTGGATCCACATTATGGATTAACACATGAATTTATACTTGTTTTATTTGTTACCATGAATATCAACTTTGACACAGCCCTGTCTTGTGAAACAGCTGTAACATTGAAAGGTTTTACTATTATTGGTTTATATGAAAGAAAATGAAGGATGTTGAAACCTAACATGGTGAATCTTTCTCCAAAGGTGAAATAATATTCCAGAAGCTGATATAAACTAGAATAGCAGCTAAACTGTAATGTGAATCCGCTTTCCTATTATCAGTGATTGCATCTGGGGAAATAGAGACTAGGCTATAGATTGAAGTATCAACTGTGATTGTTATATGGAAATGACTGATATTTAGAAAAAGAGGATGATATGACAAGATAACTTATGTTCACCTCACATATTAAAAGTAACAACTCTCCAGTAACAACTCTCCCAGTAATAACCGTGTTCAGTATTTtctacaaacaaaacaatattccGATGCTTTAAGAGATGAGAGCTAAAGCTAGCTTTCCGTAGTGTCAGCACACATGCCACGGACACAAAATACAGCCTAAAAATCATGATAAAACCAGATAAATTACAGGTATTTTCTCACATAAAAATACAGTACTACATTATACAGATCTGAAGAAAAACAAAGCATAACTTCTTCAAAACAAAAAAGGTAAAACGTCTATAAACTAGACTATTAGAACATTGTGAAATGATGGAGGATGAGCTCAAACACTGACCACGGCCTATATATTGTATACAGCTCAGCTCAGAAACAAGGCTCCTCAACAGTCTCTGAAAATAGTGTCTGATGAGGTTGCACTGCCATTAAGATCTTCACATTGCAGACACATTTGACAAATGCATTTCAAAATCACTTACTAATTTAGCAGACTGACAGATAACTGAAATCTAAAGTTCAGCTGCCCCATCTATAATGAAACTAGAAAGACAAACTTACAAAATATACAAACATTAACAGCTGTAAATTGGATCCTGACATCCAGCCAAGTGTGTCACAAACTATTTCTGAAACTTTGTACAAATACCAGGCGTCTAAGATCCTCCACCTTAGAGTTACAGATGTGAAGGGAGTTCCCGTGGTGTGGTGGTCGTGTTCAGAGGATAACACAACATCAATTATAAGGCTTGTGCATCACAGTGAAATACAGTAGTTtatcgataaaaaaaaaagaaagataatAAATCTACTacatgtcaaatgtaacaatcaTTCAATTTTCGGTGATGTAAACACGCTAAATGGTGTCTTTGGCGGCacattgtgtgtgagtatgggcGGCAAGCCTACGTTAAGTGTTGTGTAAAGGTGTCGGCAGGTCAGGCTGTTTTTCTCCAGCCGTGTGTTTGTTACAAGCCGGATGGAACCCTGTATCCATGGCTGGTCTCGCTCTGCTGCAGAAGCTCCTGTCTCCGTCCCCCAGGtccagagagtcagagacaggCATGCGGTGAGCCAcgcctccttctctcatcttaCACAGCTGACCAGAAGACTGAGAGTTCAGTGAAGAGGTGTAAAAAAGTTCCTCGCCCCCGCCATCTGAAGCCAGATCCGACCTCACGTACACGTTTTCCCGGTTCACTGCAGAGAAAACACATGGGGCTTGGACTCCACTGGCCTCTGGTTGCAAAGGAAGGTAACAGGGTCTATTCACAAGGCCTGTGTTTTGAGAGTTAAAACTGCAGGACATTCTTTCCGCTATTATGCTTACAGACTGCTGCTGTGGTTTTCTTGCGGTCTGCCCCCCAGGCTGACTGGAGGACGGGACATGCCTGGCTGGGGTCAGACGGCGGCTGGGAcagttctctgctcttctcccgtCTGTCAGAGTGGACACGGAGGATCTCTCGGGCTCTTGTTGCCATGACAGAAACATGAAGCTGCTGCCGTCTTTCCTCTCCGCGGAGGGCGTGTGTCCATTCTTCTTGCGGTGGAGAGAAGACACTCTCTTTGAAGTTCTctcagtcacatgacaggaCGGCGGCACAGCCCCACCTCCCAGGTAGATGTTTGTCATCTCCAACTCCAAGCAGTCCGTATCCAGAGATCTGCTCCTCCTGTTTAACGCCAGCCGGCTGGGCGTcgtctgattggctggagtAAGGCTCAGGTGACGTGGTAGGCTTGTGATAGCCCAAGTGTTACTTAAGAGACTCTGTTCATAAAGGTCAAACATTCGATCGTCACATTCAGCAAACGCATCCTTCTGCAGGTAGCTCTCTTCAAATACTTCGTATGGCGACGTGATGTCCTCTTCTATCGTCATGTCAACCTGCTGGTCGTACTCTCCTTCGTTATCCATGTCCACCACATCAAAGGTTACCATGGCAGGAAGGGCCTGCAGGTTTTGGGCGAAGGGAGAGGTTGACTCAGAGCCACTCATTCCTTCAGTAGGACCGCCGAATAAACGTGCATTTTTTGTAAAGTCAACAAGGGCTTGAGAGAAGCTAACTGCTAGGTCATCCTCCATTTCCGCTGTTTTTTGCTTTGAagtatttttgttgttttttaattGTGGGGCCATTATCTTGTTTTTCTCTGAGCTCTGTTCATGGGGTTGACTTTTGAGGTTACTAAATTTGTTTCCGTGTTGAGAAATTTTCCCTTGATTGAAAGCTTCCGAGGTGACTGGGTCCACGGAGGCCTGTGCTTTTGAAGTCATGCTTTTATTCAAGCCTTGGTTGTGGAGGCCTTTGgtgaacaaagcaagctctttgGATTGTTTACTGCTGTCACTTGGCAGCTTTGCAGAGTGAAGATCCTGGAGAATCCTAGTTAAACTCGTGTTTTCAAACTCTAACGAACCCATTTCAGAAACAAACGGCTGGTGTTCTTTTACATCAGCAGAC from Osmerus eperlanus chromosome 19, fOsmEpe2.1, whole genome shotgun sequence includes these protein-coding regions:
- the amer1 gene encoding APC membrane recruitment protein 1; the encoded protein is MEPRRVNETESESKCLSASCEQSSGHAAVTPPPDLTNDAPHEPPPSGKLRRTALRLFGGRKGICVLPSFFGGRNKNQNKWSSKKGVRKSRTHDGLSKANWEDGVGSGFAPAGDFEYHIEKDTAANSGCSEFGHPVGDQKSMSLPRQKKGLRGLFNSIRRHKKNRNGELEKHETVPMYFVCSKEVPVAQVKGDQNNTECLGKLTEPYVPDLNANTGEGEPAVSECIDVRVMVSEKNTKEDILNVGSENQLEEEVAVKNNDSPGSDMKLISNTFDSLPNNDPESAANSQLSVGSSDQISLIFGDVASLKSFDSLTGCGDIIADQDDDSIAESTVSGERSRNGGKRSSCYVTYQGGGEDMATPDEVDLQDLWENEAAEEVSFNHNQNESLVEHSDSLRLTPEDPSSCLYTDISSSGTLGLTDNTVTSGDVLTPQSDHQESVPNSDEGYYDSTTPGPDEEGHEKADRMRRDRLPRDSYSGDALYELFGPDDSLISPAFDNQLKLTGPVIHGYLDKSADVKEHQPFVSEMGSLEFENTSLTRILQDLHSAKLPSDSSKQSKELALFTKGLHNQGLNKSMTSKAQASVDPVTSEAFNQGKISQHGNKFSNLKSQPHEQSSEKNKIMAPQLKNNKNTSKQKTAEMEDDLAVSFSQALVDFTKNARLFGGPTEGMSGSESTSPFAQNLQALPAMVTFDVVDMDNEGEYDQQVDMTIEEDITSPYEVFEESYLQKDAFAECDDRMFDLYEQSLLSNTWAITSLPRHLSLTPANQTTPSRLALNRRSRSLDTDCLELEMTNIYLGGGAVPPSCHVTERTSKRVSSLHRKKNGHTPSAERKDGSSFMFLSWQQEPERSSVSTLTDGRRAENCPSRRLTPARHVPSSSQPGGQTARKPQQQSVSIIAERMSCSFNSQNTGLVNRPCYLPLQPEASGVQAPCVFSAVNRENVYVRSDLASDGGGEELFYTSSLNSQSSGQLCKMREGGVAHRMPVSDSLDLGDGDRSFCSRARPAMDTGFHPACNKHTAGEKQPDLPTPLHNT